TGGGAATATTGAACTTGCCGAGATGCAAGTCACCAAAGATGAATCTGGTGAATGGTCTCCCCAATATTGGCTCGCGGCTGGTTCCCTTGATCTGGGCCTCTCTGCCCTTGGACTGAAAGCCTCCAGCACAGTTAAAGCCGCCTATTACCGCGCTGAAACCAAGAAGAAAAATGTTCCGCTCTGGGCATCACAACCCATCCAGGTGGCCTCTGACACCTCGAAAGATCCAACACCTGTTGCATCAGGCACCTTCCTGAAAGACACCGTTTACGCCAAAGGCAACTTTGCTGTTGAATCCGGCTCCATCTTCTCTGGGAATATTGAACTTGCCGAGATGCAAGTCACCAAAGATGAATCTGGTGAATGGTCTCCCCAATATTGGCTCGCGGCTGGTTCCCTTGATCTGGGCCTCTCTGCCCTTGGACTGAAAGCCTCCAGCACAGTTAAAGCCGCCTATTACCGCGCTGAAACCAAGAAGAAAAATGTTCCGCTCTGGGCATCACAACCCATCCAGGTGGCCTCTGACACCTCGAAAGATCCAACACCTGTTGCATCAGGCACCTTCCTGAAAGACACCGTTTACGCCAAAGGCAACTTTGCTGTTGAATCCGGCTCCATCTTCTCTGGGAATATTGAACTTGCCGAGATGCAAGTCACCAAAGATGAATCTGGTGAATGGTCTCCCCAATATTGGCTCGCGGCTGGTTCCCTTGATCTGGGCCTCTCTGCCCTTGGACTGAAAGCCTCCAGCACAGTTAAAGCCGCCTATTACCGCGCTGAAACCAAGAAGAAAAATGTTCCGCTCTGGGCATCACAACCCATCCAGGTGGCCTCTGACACCTCGAAAGATCCAACACCTGTTGCATCAGGCACCTTCCTGAAAGACACCGTTTACGCCAAAGGCAACTTTGCTGTTGAATCCGGCTCCATCTTCTCTGGGAATATTGAACTTGCCGAGATGCAAGTCACCAAAGATGAATCTGGTGAATGGTCTCCCCAATATTGGCTCGCGGCTGGTTCCCTTGATCTGGGCCTCTCTGCCCTTGGACTGAAAGCCTCCAGCACAGTTAAAGCCGCCTATTACCGCGCTGAAACCAAGAAGAAAAATGTTCCGCTCTGGGCATCACAACCCATCCAGGTGGCCTCTGACACCTCGAAAGATCCAACACCTGTTGCATCAGGCACCTTCCTGAAAGACACCGTTTACGCCAAAGGCAACTTTGCTGTTGAATCCGGCTCCATCTTCTCTGGGAATATTGAACTTGCCGAGATGCAAGTCACCAAAGATGAATCTGGTGAATGGTCTCCCCAATATTGGCTCGCGGCTGGTTCCCTTGATCTGGGCCTCTCTGCCCTTGGACTGAAAGCCTCCAGCACAGTTAAAGCCGCCTATTACCGCGCTGAAACCAAGAAGAAAAATGTTCCGCTCTGGGCATCACAACCCATCCAGGTGGCCTCTGACACCTCGAAAGATCCAACACCTGTTGCATCAGGCACCTTCCTGAAAGACACCGTTTACGCCAAAGGCAACTTTGCTGTTGAATCCGGCTCCATCTTCTCTGGGAATATTGAACTTGCCGAGATGCAAGTCACCAAAGATGAATCTGGTGAATGGTCTCCCCAATATTGGCTCGCGGCTGGTTCCCTTGATCTGGGCCTCTCTGCCCTTGGACTGAAAGCCTCCAGCACAGTTAAAGCCGCCTATTACCGCGCTGAAACCAAGAAGAAAAATGTTCCGCTCTGGGCATCACAACCCATCCAGGTGGCCTCTGACACCTCGAAAGATCCAACACCTGTTGCATCAGGCACCTTCCTGAAAGACACCGTTTACGCCAAAGGCAACTTTGCTGTTGAATCCGGCTCCATCTTCTCTGGGAATATTGAACTTGCCGAGATGCAAGTCACCAAAGATGAATCTGGTGAATGGTCTCCCCAATATTGGCTCGCGGCTGGTTCCCTTGATCTGGGCCTCTCTGCCCTTGGACTGAAAGCCTCCAGCACAGTTAAAGCCGCCTATTACCGCGCTGAAACCAAGAAGAAAAATGTTCCGCTCTGGGCATCACAACCCATCCAGGTGGCCTCTGACACCTCGAAAGATCCAACACCTGTTGCATCAGGCACCTTCCTGAAAGACACCGTTTACGCCAAAGGCAACTTTGCTGTTGAATCCGGCTCCATCTTCTCTGGGAATATTGAACTTGCCGAGATGCAAGTCACCAAAGATGAATCTGGTGAATGGTCTCCCCAATATTGGCTCGCGGCTGGTTCCCTTGATCTGGGCCTCTCTGCCCTTGGACTGAAAGCCTCCAGCACAGTTAAAGCCGCCTATTACCGCGCTGAAACCAAGAAGAAAAATGTTCCGCTCTGGGCATCACAACCCATCCAGGTGGCCTCTGACACCTCGAAAGATCCAACACCTGTTGCATCAGGCACCTTCCTGAAAGACACCGTTTACGCCAAAGGCAACTTTGCTGTTGAATCCGGCTCCATCTTCTCTGGGAATATTGAACTTGCCGAGATGCAAGTCACCAAAGATGAATCTGGTGAATGGTCTCCCCAATATTGGCTCGCGGCTGGTTCCCTTGATCTGGGCCTCTCTGCCCTTGGACTGAAAGCCTCCAGCACAGTTAAAGCCGCCTATTACCGCGCTGAAACCAAGAAGAAAAATGTTCCGCTCTGGGCATCACAACCCATCCAGGTGGCCTCTGACACCTCGAAAGATCCAACACCTGTTGCATCAGGCACCTTCCTGAAAGACACCGTTTACGCCAAAGGCAACTTTGCTGTTGAATCCGGCTCCATCTTCTCTGGGAATATTGAACTTGCCGAGATGCAAGTCACCAAAGATGAATCTGGTGAATGGTCTCCCCAATATTGGCTCGCGGCTGGTTCCCTTGATCTGGGCCTCTCTGCCCTTGGACTGAAAGCCTCCAGCACAGTTAAAGCCGCCTATTACCGCGCTGAAACCAAGAAGAAAAATGTTCCGCTCTGGGCATCACAACCCATCCAGGTGGCCTCTGACACCTCGAAAGATCCAACACCTGTTGCATCAGGCACCTTCCTGAAAGACACCGTTTACGCCAAAGGCAACTTTGCTGTTGAATCCGGCTCCATCTTCTCTGGGAATATTGAACTTGCCGAGATGCAAGTCACCAAAGATGAATCTGGTGAATGGTCTCCCCAATATTGGCTCGCAGCTGGTTCCCTTGATCTGGGCCTCTCTGCCCTTGGACTGAAAGCCTCCAGCACAGTTAAAGCCGCCTATTACCGCGCTGAAACCAAGAAGAAAAATGTTCCGCTCTGGGCATCACAACCCATCCAGGTGGCCTCTGACACCTCGAAAGATCCAACACCTGTTGCATCAGGCACCTTCCTGAAAGACACCGTTTACGCCAAAGGCAACTTTGCTGTTGAATCCGGCTCCATCTTCTCTGGGAATATTGAACTTGCCGAGATGCAAGTCACCAAAGATGAATCTGGTGAATGGTCTCCCCAATATTGGCTCGCAGCTGGTTCCCTTGATCTGGGCCTCTCTGCCCTTGGACTGAAAGCCTCCAGCACAGTTAAAGCCGCCTATTACCGCGCTGAAACCAAGAAGAAAAATGTTCCGCTCTGGGCATCACAACCCATCCAGGTGGCCTCTGACACCTCGAAAGATCCAACACCTGTTGCATCAGGCACCTTCCTGAAAGACACCGTTTACGCCAAAGGCAACTTTGCTGTTGAATCCGGCTCCATCTTCTCTGGGAATATTGAACTTGCCGAGATGCAAGTCACCAAAGATGAATCTGGTGAATGGTCTCCCCAATATTGGCTCGCGGCTGGTTCCCTTGATCTAGGCCTCTCTGCCCTTGGACTGAAAGCCTCCAGCACAGTTAAAGCCGCCTACTACCGCGGTGGAACACCAATCAATGATGTCCCGGCATGGACAGCCAATCAGTCAGATAATGTGACTGCATCTTCCTCAATTTCATCTACAGGTAACTCGGATGAAATTTTGGACGACACTGTCTTTGCAAAAGGAAGCTTTGAAGCTGAAGACTCATCGATCTTCAAAGGAACCATAGATCTCAACGAGTTGCAACTAACCAAAGACGATGCAGGAGACTGGTCGCCTAGATACTGGAATGCTGGCGGTGAATTTGGAATCAATATTAGTGGACTTGAATTAGCTGGAAAGGCGCAAGCAATCTTCTACAGAAATGGAGAAGAAATACATGGTGATCAAGAAATTAAAAATGATACCGAGCAAAGTCGTGTTGCAGAGACAGATACTGTAATTGCATCTGGATCACTGGAAGCAACAGCAGGAATTTTCGCCGGAGGTATTGATCTGCACAACATGCAGATCAACCAAAACAAAGCCGGAAAATGGACACCTTCCTTGTGGAATGCAACCGGCTCACTCGATCTTGAGATCGACGTGCTTAATCTCAAGACAAAAGTCAATGCAGAATATTATAAGTCAGGAACAAATAAAGATTACGAAAATGATGTAGTCATCGTGTCGGCAGAGCCATACAAAATCACAGGAGAAAATTCATTATTCAAGGCGGGAAGTGAAGTAACTCTCCAGAACCTCGTCCTGGAACGAAATAACTCAGGAGACTGGGAAGCAACAGAGTGGAAGGCAACGGGTGAAGGTCAACTTGGGGCCGGATCACTATCCTTTGACGGATCAATAACAGTTGGGTATGAGAAGGGAGGGGAAAGAAATAACGACAGTGGCAAAAGCAGTGAGGCACACAACGATGAAACATATTTCGTTGAAAAGGCAGAATTCTCGGCGGAGGGGCAAGACATATTTAAAGCCAATATAGAGGCGAGAGATATTATTCTCAAGAAAAATTCGAACAACAAATGGCAGGCTGAAAGCTGGCAAGCAGATGCAAAGCTGGCACTGCCAGGGCTGCCGATCAAAACCAATGCTTCAGCAGAGATTTTATTTAACAGAGATCAGGATAATGAGATTTTTACGGTCAACAATGCGAATGTAGACATAAGCCTTGCCGGTATTGATCTGGAAGGAAATACAGCAATGAGGTATATCAAAAATGACGCATCAAAGATTTCATACTGGGACTACATCGTTGGAAATTTAAAAGCGGAAAGCGGGGTAAATGTTGGCAGCCTGAATTTCAAGACCAATGGGAATTTAGGATTCTCGTATGGAGAGTTAGAACCAGTTGGCGGTGTCAAAAGGAGTATCTATGGAATCAACGGATCACTAGCATTTGATCAACTTGGTGGTCCCCTGAAATATCTTGAGATTAATGCTGGGGGGAAGGAACTTAGCAGCAACGAAGCGGCTATAGAGACAATTCTAAAGCTGAAAGAGCGAGAAAATTTTGATCAACTATCTGATGAACAATTAGCCAAAGATACCTGGCATTTTGGAAACATCGCTGCAGAAGCTGGACCACTCAATCTTGGCTTCGTAGAGGTAGGCAGTTTTGGAGCAAAGGTCAGTGGTAGCGTCGGAAAAACAGACATGCCCTATGGGCTCTTTAAATACAACGATGAAGGTGTAAATCTAAATTCAACAAAAGGAACAGAACGAGCACTGGAGATATTTGCCAAAGATGTAACATTGGAGATGGGAAGTTTTGCGAATACAATTGCTCCTATTGCTCAGGGAATTAATGCATTTACAAAAGAGGCGAAAACGCCCCTAAACCAACTGACACAAAAGATTTCAGCATTCAATCAAATACCCACGGGGAAACCGGTATTAGATCTCCAAGGAGATTTTATCCGTTTTGTCAAAGATTTTCCAAACAATCCTCGCAAAGGAAGTTCAGACGTCCTGGTAATTGAGTTGATGGATAAAGTGATTTATTTGGCGTCATTACGATCTGATTATGACTTCTATCCGATGACTCCAGTCGTCACAAAAGCAAAAGAATTTGTCGACAATATTGATCTACTTTCAAATGCAGAAGGATCAAGATCGCCTTCCATCAAACTACCAGACTTACAATATTCATTAAATATGTTGAATGAAACAAGTTCGGAGTTTCTGCAGAAGGAAGATATACCACAGCAAGCAACTGATCCAACAACACTTGCTAATGTATACGGTATTCCCACAATGGCGGGCAATACTGCAGCACGAACAGCAAGTACGAGCAATAGCAGCTATGCGAACTTGACTTTCCCCGTGATGAATGACGTTGGGGGCTTACTTAAAAAGGTATTTTTGACACCTGAGGAACCAATTGATATTGCTGAGATTGATATGGGCCTAAAGGTTGGCGCCAAAGCTGAGGGTCAAACACCAGGAATATTATCTGCCAATTTCAAGGTTGATACTGAACTAAGCATGAATACGGCACTTCAAGCAAGCATTTCCATGAACGACGCATATAGTTTTATAGAGCAACCAGAGGATTTTGCCACTAATTTTGGTAATTTAATCCTTAAGGGTTCTTCAATAGATTTAAAGCAGACCAACTTAAATGTCAAAGCTGGTGTGACCATTGGAGCAGGTATCAATGTAATGAGTGCTGGATGCCTAGACCTATGGTTCACAAAGATATGCAGCCCAGGTGTTGGTGCAAGTGTTGATTTAGGCGTTCACGGCAATATCGACGTTAAACCTGTTCTCAGGAATCCTGATGGAGATACAGCAACAAATCAAACCCTAAATCTATACAACCTGCTGAATACGAGTTCGGCAAGAAATCTATTCAAACCAAACCATAAAGCAAGAACAAATAAATCACAAGAATGGAAAGGCCAAGATCAAGTTTCTATTGGAGATGGTCTAAGTGGGGATATACGATCAAGATTGGTTGATTACGAGGCAATAATAGATGTTGATTTCAAAAATTATCTCAACAATCTTTCAACAGGTCTCAAAGAAGAAGAGTACCTCAATGTAAATATTGAGTTTTCAAATCCATTGTATGTTAACAAGAAGACACTAAGTGTTTCACGGATACCTGGCAAGCCGAATTCATCCATTCCGATCAAACAAACTGGGTGGCTAACTACTCCATACTCCCTTGCATCCATTGCAAAAAGCTATCAAGACAATAAAAAAGACAACACAACGTACAAACAATACCTACGGTTCAACAATTCCTTTACTGTCAATCAGTACCAGCAAACCTTCAAAGAGGAATTGTATAAGAGCCTAAACAATCAACCGGGACTTAAAAGTAGAATTAGGCGTAATATACACACAATTGTAAATCGCGTTATTGCAAGTGCTTCGCCAGAAAAAATTAATGTCGCACTTGCAAATCGTCATGCCGAGACACTGATCAGCGATCGTTCCGAACAAGAAAAAAATGTAGATATTAAAATCTACAAAAATGGCGAGGAGATAGAAGTAGCTGCTTTAAGCGATGAAGAACAACATGATTTATCTAAATACACTATTGTTGACAACAGCAGTTCATCAAACAATCCCCCAGGTGTCTCAATAGAATACGCCCAATTGAATTTAATGGAAGGGGAGAATCTACAATCAAGTTTTGATATTGGCAGCCAGGCTTCTGATCCAATGTCTGACTTGCACCTAGAAATTATCGATTCCAAGGAAAACACGATTGCGAATCTTGGTTCACTTAAAGAATTAACTGGTGGGAAAGTACAAGAAATTAGTGAGCCAATTTACCAACCTATCGATAGTGATGCGGAAGGAATTGTAGAGTATGAAAAAATTGAATTCGAAACAAATTCTCTCTTCAACGTCGGCGTTAATGTAACCAAGCTAAATTCAGATCAATTAGATCGCCACAAGGTAAATCTTATTGTTGTTGAGCCTTCAAATCTTAACGCATCCTCCCTTAATAAACTATCTGGTAAAATCAATCCAGAGAATTTTTCGACAGGAGATTATCGATGGAAGATATCCAACAAAAGCGAAGATTCAAATCAAATCGGTCTAGCCAATTTCTCTAATAATACTGGTTTCAATGATTTCGATAAAAGTATTTCCGAAATAGTAGGCGAGGAGCCTTCTATTTTTATTGATAACATACAACTTAAGACTAGAGAATCATATGACTCATTCAGTGATTTACTCAAAGATGTATGGGCAAAAAGGCCAATAAGAAATCAGTTACTTGGATCAATTATGGCCAATGTACCTGAACAAAATGCATCATTAAAAATGCTCAGATCTGCAATTGACGAAAAATACTCAATCATTAATTATGAAAATCATCTGAATACTTCCTCGCTTGCAGGCCGAGAAAAACTAAATAGCAAGCAATCTCTACTTCTAGGATTAGAATCAAAAAACCCCACTAAGTGGTCTGATTTTCAAGCAGAAAATACATTTTCTAAATATATCCATCCCAGCAAAAGAACTTCCGATTACTACGATCTTGATATCGACATTAATGCCAATATCTACCTCACAATAGGGGGGACTGTTCGTCTTGGTGTTACTAAGGAGAGTGGAACCTGGGCTACATTTGACATATGGGAAAACACAACGCCAGTTAAAATTGGCCGGGTCAATAATCCACCAACTCAAAAAATGAGGGGTGAATTTACGGTGCTAAATACGGATAATGAGAATAGTCTATTCATCTTCTCAGCAGATCCCTTGGAAGGCCTTGGTTCCTCCTCACTGAGCTATGCAGTAAGTTCACGCCAATTGGATCAATACAGCGTTTCCAGCACAGATCTCGAAATCAACGAGATCAGCACCTTATATGCAGTCGAGCCCATCGCAAATAACAAAGTAATCGCAGAGTTCACTAATAAATCGAGGAAGATAGAAAAGCTAATTCAAGGCTCGTTGATTAAGCCAAATGTTGCCAACGGCCTACGCTTTGGCTCCTCTATTAATCACTACATCTATACAAACGACATCGATGATCATAATAAGATTGAAATTCTAGCATCGATCAGCCAATTTAATTCATTGCTCAACAATCTACAAGCAATTATTCATGATTCGATCAAAACACAAAAGATTAATCTGAGTGAGGATGATAAGTATCAAATTGTCAATGGCAAAAAGCGTAAGAGACTGCATGATCAACGGCAAATTTCCGCTATGGATTGGGCATACAATGCATTCATCGGGTACATGTATTTACTGCACAAAGGGGAAGTTAAAGATTACAATAATGGCATAGCAAAAGCACTTAATGATTACCTCCAAGCTGAGAATAGGCAGCTTGCCAAAATAGACTTTAGCGACCCACGATTCCTCAAGGACTTCCTAACATTTTCCAATATCCTATTGAGTAATTACACAAACTCTGTTCCAAACTCTTCCGGATCCGTCTCAAAGCAAGTTCAGCACAATTTATTGAATGACAGTATAATTGATACTCTGTCTAAATCATTGTCAATTTATAGTAGACAATTAGCACATAATGTGGAGTCCTTGGCTTATCAAGCTTCAAACAAGGCAAGCCTAGCCTATGGTATGGCTGGCTTGAAGAATATAGACGATAAAGCCAGGGAAAAGGTAATCAATTACGTTCATCATCAAAACAAAAAAGGGGCAATTCAGTCAGTACAAAATGTAGAGACTATTGTTGATGATATTACATCTATTTTTGATCAAACTCATACGTTACAAGTAGGAAAATCAACTTTTGAGTTGGGAAATCGTGTTTTGCTCGAAGCCGATAAGGCTTCAAGTATGCGTCGAGACAAAAGTGCATATATCAATATTTCCACACTCAGAGAATCAGACTCGCAAGACACCTTAATACCGATTACGGTATCTACAACTCTTCAGTATGGAAAAGACAAAGACTTTTACTTCCAAGGGAATCCGTATCGTCCACCAAGTAATATCAATATTAAAAAGCAAACAACGAACGAAAACCTAATAATTAAGAAGGGAAAAAATGCTGACAATATTGAGAATGGCAAAATTACGGTTCAAATCGAACAACCTCTAGGTCAAATTTTAAGGGCCGGCAATCGTAATCTGACATACGAGTTGAGCAATGGTAAATTTTCCACACTGGGTGACAATTTAACCCCATTAGTAGCTAGAAATAGCACTAATAAAAACTCCTCTATTAACTCGCTTAATCATGGTAAAAGTTACGAAGGCTATACAACCAATGGAGGGGAGCTAACTGCATCTGACTCAGAGCATCTTGGCCTGGCTTCATATAATTCTTCCAAAAAAATGACCAAGGCTATACATGAATTCTCAAAAATATCAGGCAAAACCGCTAAGTTTTCTCGAAGCTACTACACAATCAACGAAAGCAAAATAGAAGAACTCATCAGTGATCCAAACTACATACTTATATCATCGAGCTTGTATTATGTATCAGAAAAAGCAGGGAAAGATTTAAGCCCTGTTTACCAATTTACCCACAAAGACGACAAATACCATGCTATATATTCCCTGAATAAATTAGTACCCAATAAAAACTTTGAACGCTCAGGAATTGCCTGGTATACCAAAAAAATGCCTAACTCTTTGCTGCCAACATGCTCCACCGAAGGCAGTATCCAAGAATTAGGAGAGGATACAGTTAATATTCTAGATAAAAAAGTAAGCGATAAAAATCTTTCAATATATATCAACTTGAATAAAGTTGATGGAAACAATCTGCGTCTTAATGTCGACAATCTGAGCAC
The Synechococcus sp. PROS-U-1 DNA segment above includes these coding regions:
- a CDS encoding DUF4347 domain-containing protein; protein product: MPLSAARKTKKILENDDTSLATTRQEHIFIDTKLSIELDLEANLKKGKYKITRVDENTNPNRLREKIKKCANGKANKIHLIAHGSPGHLKLGLGLTLQNLEELTDWIDASNPRSKKTIIAWGCKIGKQARKRQSTNTTLITSSTDLGQQKTLPGHGPLTKLIYQTDTILSSPNWSSKGNSFRADKKPTRDPSNNNLWSIGPKQGARFWGKINAPGIQLPRRTLSKVEITSPTRNFEEWSIKFNPQKDDIQVNLPTSLIKAGTQDLQVIISGKNKKIDSWEATIKPQQSAIPLLNWRNKIKVNYDRIAKSYGLQGHYLVPGILKGKGAIEGIKIKNRNVNNPLQKWSITGNYLQNIEDLGLSSAKKIGINYSNEENTLSLPKISTKSSSDSSIFGGRVGIQDLILEQELKNGWTPKSWIARGELNFKPQGFGTNPDVAIRYQAGNGATEASYIVETFNFNATSNSLFSGNVSISDLQLAKGKDNNWGAQSWEGAGTLSVKTPGISLQANTNIRFQSDSSEFENKDIIIIESANLQAGSNDLLKAGAKVKDLIITKEPNNSWQIEGWNATGNPNLNSEGIKITGEVNIDYRRFDENGNSSYTISEASIDQSAPNGLMQAGAKAIDVVITKNKKNGWDLQQWVAVGKLNVPIQGINLAGSAEVAFKKSDTAKQPSQFTVKEATIKSSKDGIFKAGATINNLQLTTGTSRQWIPQSWQAFGELAFTTPSLALTGDVNVSYSNDEDLGARYQINQANIALDKSEQQTILSGNILLDNAVLVPDGKSWTFNQWQAQGNLTTAPEGLGLSTEVNIDYFRKGIKRNSQSKPYPNDTAIVKDANFSATGVDSIFQGRIDLTELQITKDENNQWNSQYWLATGFLNLDLSALSLDTSSEIDARYYREKTPKTDVPRWEADQLSVASDTSKDPTPVASGTFLKDTVYAKGNFAVGSGSIFSGNIELAEMQVTKDESGEWSPQYWLAAGSLDLGLSALGLKASSTVKAAYYRAETKKKNVPLWASQPIQVASDTSKDPTPVASGTFLKDTVYAKGNFAVESGSIFSGNIELAEMQVTKDESGEWSPQYWLAAGSLDLGLSALGLKASSTVKAAYYRAETKKKNVPLWASQPIQVASDTSKDPTPVASGTFLKDTVYAKGNFAVESGSIFSGNIELAEMQVTKDESGEWSPQYWLAAGSLDLGLSALGLKASSTVKAAYYRAETKKKNVPLWASQPIQVASDTSKDPTPVASGTFLKDTVYAKGNFAVESGSIFSGNIELAEMQVTKDESGEWSPQYWLAAGSLDLGLSALGLKASSTVKAAYYRAETKKKNVPLWASQPIQVASDTSKDPTPVASGTFLKDTVYAKGNFAVESGSIFSGNIELAEMQVTKDESGEWSPQYWLAAGSLDLGLSALGLKASSTVKAAYYRAETKKKNVPLWASQPIQVASDTSKDPTPVASGTFLKDTVYAKGNFAVESGSIFSGNIELAEMQVTKDESGEWSPQYWLAAGSLDLGLSALGLKASSTVKAAYYRAETKKKNVPLWASQPIQVASDTSKDPTPVASGTFLKDTVYAKGNFAVESGSIFSGNIELAEMQVTKDESGEWSPQYWLAAGSLDLGLSALGLKASSTVKAAYYRAETKKKNVPLWASQPIQVASDTSKDPTPVASGTFLKDTVYAKGNFAVESGSIFSGNIELAEMQVTKDESGEWSPQYWLAAGSLDLGLSALGLKASSTVKAAYYRAETKKKNVPLWASQPIQVASDTSKDPTPVASGTFLKDTVYAKGNFAVESGSIFSGNIELAEMQVTKDESGEWSPQYWLAAGSLDLGLSALGLKASSTVKAAYYRAETKKKNVPLWASQPIQVASDTSKDPTPVASGTFLKDTVYAKGNFAVESGSIFSGNIELAEMQVTKDESGEWSPQYWLAAGSLDLGLSALGLKASSTVKAAYYRAETKKKNVPLWASQPIQVASDTSKDPTPVASGTFLKDTVYAKGNFAVESGSIFSGNIELAEMQVTKDESGEWSPQYWLAAGSLDLGLSALGLKASSTVKAAYYRAETKKKNVPLWASQPIQVASDTSKDPTPVASGTFLKDTVYAKGNFAVESGSIFSGNIELAEMQVTKDESGEWSPQYWLAAGSLDLGLSALGLKASSTVKAAYYRAETKKKNVPLWASQPIQVASDTSKDPTPVASGTFLKDTVYAKGNFAVESGSIFSGNIELAEMQVTKDESGEWSPQYWLAAGSLDLGLSALGLKASSTVKAAYYRAETKKKNVPLWASQPIQVASDTSKDPTPVASGTFLKDTVYAKGNFAVESGSIFSGNIELAEMQVTKDESGEWSPQYWLAAGSLDLGLSALGLKASSTVKAAYYRAETKKKNVPLWASQPIQVASDTSKDPTPVASGTFLKDTVYAKGNFAVESGSIFSGNIELAEMQVTKDESGEWSPQYWLAAGSLDLGLSALGLKASSTVKAAYYRAETKKKNVPLWASQPIQVASDTSKDPTPVASGTFLKDTVYAKGNFAVESGSIFSGNIELAEMQVTKDESGEWSPQYWLAAGSLDLGLSALGLKASSTVKAAYYRGGTPINDVPAWTANQSDNVTASSSISSTGNSDEILDDTVFAKGSFEAEDSSIFKGTIDLNELQLTKDDAGDWSPRYWNAGGEFGINISGLELAGKAQAIFYRNGEEIHGDQEIKNDTEQSRVAETDTVIASGSLEATAGIFAGGIDLHNMQINQNKAGKWTPSLWNATGSLDLEIDVLNLKTKVNAEYYKSGTNKDYENDVVIVSAEPYKITGENSLFKAGSEVTLQNLVLERNNSGDWEATEWKATGEGQLGAGSLSFDGSITVGYEKGGERNNDSGKSSEAHNDETYFVEKAEFSAEGQDIFKANIEARDIILKKNSNNKWQAESWQADAKLALPGLPIKTNASAEILFNRDQDNEIFTVNNANVDISLAGIDLEGNTAMRYIKNDASKISYWDYIVGNLKAESGVNVGSLNFKTNGNLGFSYGELEPVGGVKRSIYGINGSLAFDQLGGPLKYLEINAGGKELSSNEAAIETILKLKERENFDQLSDEQLAKDTWHFGNIAAEAGPLNLGFVEVGSFGAKVSGSVGKTDMPYGLFKYNDEGVNLNSTKGTERALEIFAKDVTLEMGSFANTIAPIAQGINAFTKEAKTPLNQLTQKISAFNQIPTGKPVLDLQGDFIRFVKDFPNNPRKGSSDVLVIELMDKVIYLASLRSDYDFYPMTPVVTKAKEFVDNIDLLSNAEGSRSPSIKLPDLQYSLNMLNETSSEFLQKEDIPQQATDPTTLANVYGIPTMAGNTAARTASTSNSSYANLTFPVMNDVGGLLKKVFLTPEEPIDIAEIDMGLKVGAKAEGQTPGILSANFKVDTELSMNTALQASISMNDAYSFIEQPEDFATNFGNLILKGSSIDLKQTNLNVKAGVTIGAGINVMSAGCLDLWFTKICSPGVGASVDLGVHGNIDVKPVLRNPDGDTATNQTLNLYNLLNTSSARNLFKPNHKARTNKSQEWKGQDQVSIGDGLSGDIRSRLVDYEAIIDVDFKNYLNNLSTGLKEEEYLNVNIEFSNPLYVNKKTLSVSRIPGKPNSSIPIKQTGWLTTPYSLASIAKSYQDNKKDNTTYKQYLRFNNSFTVNQYQQTFKEELYKSLNNQPGLKSRIRRNIHTIVNRVIASASPEKINVALANRHAETLISDRSEQEKNVDIKIYKNGEEIEVAALSDEEQHDLSKYTIVDNSSSSNNPPGVSIEYAQLNLMEGENLQSSFDIGSQASDPMSDLHLEIIDSKENTIANLGSLKELTGGKVQEISEPIYQPIDSDAEGIVEYEKIEFETNSLFNVGVNVTKLNSDQLDRHKVNLIVVEPSNLNASSLNKLSGKINPENFSTGDYRWKISNKSEDSNQIGLANFSNNTGFNDFDKSISEIVGEEPSIFIDNIQLKTRESYDSFSDLLKDVWAKRPIRNQLLGSIMANVPEQNASLKMLRSAIDEKYSIINYENHLNTSSLAGREKLNSKQSLLLGLESKNPTKWSDFQAENTFSKYIHPSKRTSDYYDLDIDINANIYLTIGGTVRLGVTKESGTWATFDIWENTTPVKIGRVNNPPTQKMRGEFTVLNTDNENSLFIFSADPLEGLGSSSLSYAVSSRQLDQYSVSSTDLEINEISTLYAVEPIANNKVIAEFTNKSRKIEKLIQGSLIKPNVANGLRFGSSINHYIYTNDIDDHNKIEILASISQFNSLLNNLQAIIHDSIKTQKINLSEDDKYQIVNGKKRKRLHDQRQISAMDWAYNAFIGYMYLLHKGEVKDYNNGIAKALNDYLQAENRQLAKIDFSDPRFLKDFLTFSNILLSNYTNSVPNSSGSVSKQVQHNLLNDSIIDTLSKSLSIYSRQLAHNVESLAYQASNKASLAYGMAGLKNIDDKAREKVINYVHHQNKKGAIQSVQNVETIVDDITSIFDQTHTLQVGKSTFELGNRVLLEADKASSMRRDKSAYINISTLRESDSQDTLIPITVSTTLQYGKDKDFYFQGNPYRPPSNINIKKQTTNENLIIKKGKNADNIENGKITVQIEQPLGQILRAGNRNLTYELSNGKFSTLGDNLTPLVARNSTNKNSSINSLNHGKSYEGYTTNGGELTASDSEHLGLASYNSSKKMTKAIHEFSKISGKTAKFSRSYYTINESKIEELISDPNYILISSSLYYVSEKAGKDLSPVYQFTHKDDKYHAIYSLNKLVPNKNFERSGIAWYTKKMPNSLLPTCSTEGSIQELGEDTVNILDKKVSDKNLSIYINLNKVDGNNLRLNVDNLSTTLDLNGFSNNHEITFLNYNTEPLRIQLEGNSIVINDEKVVRLWGDGKPTPNASQSTTPNINCQEKGDPFLFIPSEHMKTLNINESSEVKAFKSKISGETQYTSNPQIASKLHQNYSQFEYNGVAFSTASEDPGKHKDIFKFTNNSTGQSFYSPKFSKNLMPKSDLERSEFPAFNASTNPADGLEGYRQIRNILRGTTQLVNENDLIFNNIQSNQAMADDGVIFYAKPLLPRNNTLSSADQIEVHEYARKQNNSSHIKTSAEPLAINQNYVEIIDTNIVNNQDNLALNGKNSEQKINDIIEHLMMAHQQQPS